The Plasmodium vinckei vinckei genome assembly, chromosome: PVVCY_14 genome window below encodes:
- a CDS encoding vacuolar iron transporter, putative, producing MGKQKTIDARKAYYERDIEKCKEVHSHYHSLDKHDEQHSLDKDHLKTIIFGSLDGIITIFAIVSGCVGANITPAQVIIIGVGNLFANAISMGFSEYTSSTAQIDFMAAERQREEWEIENCPTEEKQEMIDIYINKYKFDSKDAKNLVEITFRNKNFFLEHMMSEELGLILTNEDKSEALKKGILMFLSFCFFGMIPLFSYVLYNMFFGAANYTASFAVVFISTLITLFILGLFKSQFTTQKPIVCALSMVLNGSIAGMLPFLFGVLLKTNTGD from the exons atgggtAAGCAAAAGACAATTGATGCCAGAAAGGCATATTATGAAAGGGATATTGAAAAATGCAAAGAAGTTCATAGTCATTATCATAGTTTAGATAAGCATGATGAGCAACATAGTCTTGATAAAGATCATTTAAAAACGATCATATTTGGAAGTTTAGATGGAataattacaatttttgCAATTGTTTCCGGTTGTGTGGGTGCTAATATAACACCTGCACAAGTCATAATTATTGGTGTTGGTAATTTATTTGCAAATGCCATTTCTATGGGGTTTAGTGAATATACTAGTTCAACAGCACAAATAGATTTTATGGCAGCAGAAAGACAAAGAGAAGAATGGGAAATAGAAAATTGCCCAACAGAAGAAAAACAAGAAATGAttgatatttatattaataaatataaatttgataGTAAGGATGCAAAAAATTTAGTAGAAATAACttttagaaataaaaatttttttttagaacATATGATGTCAGAAGAATTAGGTCTTATATTAACTAATGAAGATAAAAGTGAAGCACTCAAAAAAGGAattttaatgtttttaagtttttgtttttttggTATGATACCATTATTTTCCTATGTACTTTACAATATGTTTTTTGGTGCAGCAAATTACACTGCTTCATTTGCCgttgtttttatatcaacCCTTATTACTTTGTTCATTTTGGGCTTATTCAAG TCCCAGTTTACCACTCAAAAGCCAATTGTGTGCGCCCTTAGTATGGTTCTAAATGGGTCGATTGCTGGAATgcttccatttttatttggtgTTTTGCTTAAGACAAACACAGGGGATTAA